A genomic window from Cyprinus carpio isolate SPL01 chromosome A2, ASM1834038v1, whole genome shotgun sequence includes:
- the LOC109105749 gene encoding methyl-CpG-binding domain protein 3-like isoform X1 — protein sequence MNELRVDSRFTESLESEGREVSGSRASPAAAFNPKHPQLFLQRDSGRNMERKRWECSALPNGWKREEVTRKSGLSAGKSDVYYFSPTGKKFRSKPQLARYLGNSMDLSSFDFRTGKMLMSKLNKNRQRLRFDHGQSKGKPDLNTSLPVRQTASIFKQPVTKVTNHPSNKVKTDTQKAVEQPRQLFWEKKLSGLNTYDIAEELVKTMDLPKGVQGVGPGYTDKTLLSALASALHTSSAPITGQLSAAVEKNPGVWLNTTQPLCKAFMVTDEDIRKQEDLVYSVRKRLEEALMADMLAHIEEAATEAKSLKEESSDEEMESV from the exons ATGAATGAACTGCGAGTCGACTCTCGGTTCACAGAGAGTCTCGAGTCAGAAGGTCGAGAGGTGAGCGGATCGAGAGCATCGCCAGCGGCCGCCTTTAACCCTAAACATCCACAGCTTTTCCTCCAGAGAGACTCCGGGAGAAACATGGAGAGGAAAAGGTGGGAGTGCTCGGCTCTCCCAAATGGTTGGAAAAGGGAAGAAGTGACCAGAAAGTCGGGCTTGTCCGCGGGGAAAAGTGATGTCTATTATTTTAG TCCAACAGGGAAGAAGTTTCGGAGTAAACCACAGCTGGCCAGATATCTGGGAAACTCCATGGATCTCAGCTCCTTTGATTTCCGCACAGGGAAGATGCTCATGAGCAAGCTGAATAAGAACAGGCAGCGGCTTCGTTTCGATCACGGTCAGAGCAAG GGTAAACCGGATCTGAACACGTCACTGCCGGTCCGACAGACGGCGTCCATCTTCAAGCAGCCCGTCACCAAGGTCACAAATCACCCTAGCAACAAGGTTAAGACAGACACTCAGAAAGCTGTGGAGCAGCCCAGACAG CTGTTCTGGGAGAAAAAGCTAAGTGGACTCAACACTTACGATATCGCAGAGGAGCTGGTGAAGACCATGGATCTTCCTAAAGGAGTGCAAG GTGTGGGTCCGGGTTACACAGATAAGACGCTGCTCTCGGCTCTAGCGAGCGCCCTGCACACCAGCTCGGCTCCCATCACGGGTCAGCTGTCCGCCGCGGTGGAGAAGAACCCCGGAGTCTGGCTCAACACCACACAGCCTCTGTGCAAAGCCTTCATGGTGACGGATGAAGACATCAG GAAGCAGGAGGATCTGGTGTACAGCGTGAGGAAGAGGCTGGAGGAAGCGCTCATGGCAGACATGCTCGCGCACATAGAGGAAGCCGCTACTGAGGCCAAATCTCTGAAGGAAGAGTCCAGCGACGAGGAAATGGAGTCTGTTTAG
- the LOC109105749 gene encoding methyl-CpG-binding domain protein 3-like isoform X2 has product MNELRVDSRFTESLESEGREVSGSRASPAAAFNPKHPQLFLQRDSGRNMERKSPTGKKFRSKPQLARYLGNSMDLSSFDFRTGKMLMSKLNKNRQRLRFDHGQSKGKPDLNTSLPVRQTASIFKQPVTKVTNHPSNKVKTDTQKAVEQPRQLFWEKKLSGLNTYDIAEELVKTMDLPKGVQGVGPGYTDKTLLSALASALHTSSAPITGQLSAAVEKNPGVWLNTTQPLCKAFMVTDEDIRKQEDLVYSVRKRLEEALMADMLAHIEEAATEAKSLKEESSDEEMESV; this is encoded by the exons ATGAATGAACTGCGAGTCGACTCTCGGTTCACAGAGAGTCTCGAGTCAGAAGGTCGAGAGGTGAGCGGATCGAGAGCATCGCCAGCGGCCGCCTTTAACCCTAAACATCCACAGCTTTTCCTCCAGAGAGACTCCGGGAGAAACATGGAGAGGAAAAG TCCAACAGGGAAGAAGTTTCGGAGTAAACCACAGCTGGCCAGATATCTGGGAAACTCCATGGATCTCAGCTCCTTTGATTTCCGCACAGGGAAGATGCTCATGAGCAAGCTGAATAAGAACAGGCAGCGGCTTCGTTTCGATCACGGTCAGAGCAAG GGTAAACCGGATCTGAACACGTCACTGCCGGTCCGACAGACGGCGTCCATCTTCAAGCAGCCCGTCACCAAGGTCACAAATCACCCTAGCAACAAGGTTAAGACAGACACTCAGAAAGCTGTGGAGCAGCCCAGACAG CTGTTCTGGGAGAAAAAGCTAAGTGGACTCAACACTTACGATATCGCAGAGGAGCTGGTGAAGACCATGGATCTTCCTAAAGGAGTGCAAG GTGTGGGTCCGGGTTACACAGATAAGACGCTGCTCTCGGCTCTAGCGAGCGCCCTGCACACCAGCTCGGCTCCCATCACGGGTCAGCTGTCCGCCGCGGTGGAGAAGAACCCCGGAGTCTGGCTCAACACCACACAGCCTCTGTGCAAAGCCTTCATGGTGACGGATGAAGACATCAG GAAGCAGGAGGATCTGGTGTACAGCGTGAGGAAGAGGCTGGAGGAAGCGCTCATGGCAGACATGCTCGCGCACATAGAGGAAGCCGCTACTGAGGCCAAATCTCTGAAGGAAGAGTCCAGCGACGAGGAAATGGAGTCTGTTTAG